The segment AGGTGCTCGATCTCGACGGCGCGCGTGTTCAGCTGTTCGCGCAGCCCTTCAACCACCTCGTTTTGAGCGAGCAGCAGCACCTTCAAGGCGGCGATGTCGTTGGGCAGGTCGGCTGGGCTGAGCATGTGCCAAGTTTACGCGAGCCTTGTGTCGTTTACAAGGCCGACGTTGGTCTCCAGGTCCGTTCCGGCCGCCGCCAGTCGATGCCTTCAAGCAGCATCGACAGTTGCGCCTGCGTCAACGCCACCGAACCGTTGGTAGCCTGCGGCCAGATGAAGCGACCACGCTCAAGCCGCTTGGCCAGCAGGCACAGGCCATCGCCGCTCCACCACAGGAGTTTGATGAGGTCGCCGCGCCGGCCCCGGAACACGAATACGTGGCCGCTGAACGGATCTTCCTCCAGCGCCGTCTGCACTTTGGCAGCCAGGCCGTTGAAGCCGGAGCGCATGTCGGTGGTGCCGGCGGCAAGCCATACCTTGGTGCCGGCGGGCAGGCCGATCATCGTAGAACCCGATCGAGCACCTGCGCCAGCGCGGCCGCGTTGGGCTGGCCTTCGATTCGCACGCGCACTTCGCCCAGCTCCAGCATGATCGTGCCGTCGGCGTCGGCGTCGGCGTCGGCGTCGGCGGTGGAGTTGCCCGGAGCAGGCGCCGTTGGCGCCAGCACCACTGGCAATAGGCCATCGTCGCGAATCAACGCAGGCACGCCGAGGCGTCCTTGTTGATAGAGGCGGCGCCAGCTAAACACCTGGTTGGCGTTGACG is part of the Janthinobacterium sp. 67 genome and harbors:
- the tnpB gene encoding IS66 family insertion sequence element accessory protein TnpB (TnpB, as the term is used for proteins encoded by IS66 family insertion elements, is considered an accessory protein, since TnpC, encoded by a neighboring gene, is a DDE family transposase.), with product MIGLPAGTKVWLAAGTTDMRSGFNGLAAKVQTALEEDPFSGHVFVFRGRRGDLIKLLWWSGDGLCLLAKRLERGRFIWPQATNGSVALTQAQLSMLLEGIDWRRPERTWRPTSAL
- the tnpA gene encoding IS66-like element accessory protein TnpA, translated to MDTNFQPITSTNARGHYRQHSLEFKRALVALSLEPGVSVARIAREHGVNANQVFSWRRLYQQGRLGVPALIRDDGLLPVVLAPTAPAPGNSTADADADADADGTIMLELGEVRVRIEGQPNAAALAQVLDRVLR